Proteins encoded together in one Neosynechococcus sphagnicola sy1 window:
- a CDS encoding nitrate ABC transporter ATP-binding protein (This model describes the ATP binding subunits of ATP-binding cassette (ABC) transporters for nitrate transport, or for bicarbonate transport, in bacteria and archaea.) → MSTYVEIDHVDKVFPLPKGDRYIALKNIDLKIQRGEFVSLIGHSGCGKSTLLNILAGLERPSQGGVILEGRQVTRPGPDRMVVFQNYSLLPWLTVYQNIALGVNKVLKQLPAGERRLIIQHHIDMVGLRAAAHKKPRELSGGMKQRVAIARALALRPKVLLLDEPFGALDALTRGNLQEQLMQVCQESQVTCVMVTHDVDEALLLSDRIVMMTNGPEAHIGQILEVPIPRPRARMEVVNHPNYYGLRNEIIYFLNQQKRDKKRRSSRKIVAIAGNGLEKVNLDIGFIPLTDCAPLVVAKEMGFFPEARSRSRQSLPRTQLESDRPGDSQSASRCSPYGCRDALEHHPRVRRGNTAADSLRPSVSP, encoded by the coding sequence ATGTCTACATATGTCGAGATTGACCACGTTGATAAAGTTTTCCCCCTGCCCAAGGGCGATCGCTACATTGCCCTCAAGAATATCGATTTAAAAATCCAACGGGGAGAGTTTGTTTCCCTGATCGGGCACTCGGGCTGCGGTAAGTCCACCCTACTCAACATTCTGGCTGGTTTGGAACGCCCTTCCCAGGGCGGAGTGATTCTAGAGGGACGGCAGGTCACCCGACCTGGCCCTGATCGCATGGTGGTGTTTCAGAACTACTCCCTGCTGCCCTGGTTAACGGTCTACCAAAACATTGCCCTCGGGGTGAACAAGGTGCTGAAGCAGTTGCCTGCCGGAGAGCGACGGCTGATCATCCAGCACCACATTGATATGGTGGGGTTACGGGCTGCGGCTCACAAAAAGCCCCGAGAACTGTCAGGGGGCATGAAGCAACGGGTGGCGATCGCCCGAGCCTTGGCCCTGCGACCGAAAGTCCTGCTGTTGGACGAACCCTTTGGAGCCTTGGATGCCCTAACCCGGGGTAACCTGCAGGAACAGTTGATGCAGGTCTGCCAAGAAAGTCAGGTCACCTGTGTGATGGTCACCCACGATGTAGACGAGGCGCTGTTGCTTTCCGATCGCATTGTGATGATGACCAATGGCCCCGAAGCCCATATTGGTCAAATTTTAGAGGTGCCAATTCCCCGGCCCCGCGCCCGCATGGAGGTGGTCAACCATCCTAATTACTATGGGCTGCGGAATGAGATTATTTATTTTCTCAACCAGCAAAAGCGAGACAAGAAGCGCAGGAGTAGCCGGAAAATTGTGGCGATCGCTGGCAATGGTTTAGAGAAGGTCAACTTGGACATTGGCTTCATTCCCTTAACCGATTGTGCTCCCCTAGTGGTTGCCAAAGAAATGGGCTTTTTTCCAGAAGCACGGTCTCGCAGCCGTCAATCTCTGCCGCGAACCCAGTTGGAAAGCGATCGCCCAGGGGATTCGCAGTCAGCGTCTCGATGCAGCCCATATGGTTGCCGGGATGCCCTTGAGCATCACCCTCGGGTTAGGAGGGGAAACACCGCTGCCGATAGTCTCCGCCCTAGTGTTAGCCCGTAA
- the ntrB gene encoding nitrate ABC transporter permease — translation MTARLSRGNWLPAFFTQLQKRPQKIVAPLVALAVFLLLWQLLSMMGKATLPGPFQVWEDTQELIFHPFLNEGGDKGLGWQTLASLQRVAVGYSLAAVVGIALGILVGASRLMYDGLDPLFQVLRTVPPLAWLPIALAVFRNSEPAGLFVIFITAIWPIIFNTAVGVQQIPQDYRNVAKVLRLSGQEYFLDILLPSIVPYMFTGLRLGIGLAWLAIVAAEMLRGDTGIGFFIWNAYNSSNNSEVILALIYIGVVGFLLDKLVGFVASFVAAEDK, via the coding sequence ATGACCGCAAGACTCAGCAGGGGGAACTGGTTACCTGCATTTTTCACCCAACTTCAAAAGCGACCGCAGAAAATTGTGGCTCCGCTGGTTGCCCTCGCCGTATTTTTGCTGTTGTGGCAACTGTTGTCCATGATGGGCAAAGCCACCCTCCCCGGACCGTTTCAGGTGTGGGAGGACACCCAAGAGTTAATCTTTCATCCCTTTCTCAATGAAGGTGGGGATAAAGGGCTGGGTTGGCAAACCCTGGCCAGCTTGCAACGGGTGGCCGTCGGTTATTCTCTAGCAGCGGTGGTGGGCATTGCCCTGGGGATTTTGGTGGGTGCCAGTCGCCTGATGTACGACGGTCTCGACCCCCTGTTTCAGGTGCTACGCACCGTGCCGCCCCTGGCCTGGTTGCCCATTGCCCTCGCCGTCTTCCGCAACTCTGAGCCAGCGGGACTGTTTGTGATTTTCATTACCGCCATCTGGCCGATTATTTTCAACACCGCGGTGGGGGTGCAGCAAATCCCCCAGGACTACCGCAATGTTGCCAAGGTTTTGCGCCTCTCGGGACAGGAATACTTCTTGGATATTTTGTTGCCCTCCATCGTTCCCTACATGTTTACCGGATTACGTCTGGGTATTGGGTTAGCCTGGTTGGCAATTGTTGCTGCTGAGATGCTCCGGGGGGATACGGGCATTGGCTTTTTTATCTGGAATGCCTACAACAGTAGCAATAATAGCGAGGTGATTCTGGCGCTGATCTACATTGGCGTAGTGGGCTTTTTACTGGATAAGCTGGTGGGTTTCGTGGCTAGTTTCGTTGCTGCTGAAGACAAGTAG
- a CDS encoding CmpA/NrtA family ABC transporter substrate-binding protein: protein MTPLKESFAKAKASGKEVKCAVTFPGGTHDLWMRYWLAAGGIVPKQDVDIIVVPPPQMVTNMKEGNMEAFCVGEPWNAQLVNQQLGYTALTTGELWNNHPEKAFAMRGEWVDKYPKAAKALLMAIQEAQIWCDKLENKAEMAAIVSKREWFKAPAKDILPRAEGKFDYGDGRVVEHSPYLMKFWSDNASYPYKSHDLWFLTEDIRWGYLPPELDTKKLVDTVNREDVWQAAAKAIGQTAAIPSSSSRGVETFFDGVKFDPENPQAYLNSLKIKAIA, encoded by the coding sequence GTGACCCCCCTCAAGGAATCCTTTGCCAAGGCCAAAGCCAGTGGCAAAGAGGTGAAATGTGCGGTTACCTTTCCCGGCGGCACCCACGATCTATGGATGCGCTACTGGTTGGCCGCAGGGGGGATTGTGCCCAAGCAGGATGTCGACATTATTGTGGTACCACCGCCCCAGATGGTCACCAATATGAAGGAAGGCAACATGGAAGCCTTCTGTGTCGGGGAACCCTGGAATGCCCAACTGGTAAACCAGCAACTGGGCTATACCGCCCTGACCACGGGTGAGTTATGGAACAATCATCCCGAGAAAGCCTTCGCCATGCGCGGAGAGTGGGTGGATAAGTATCCGAAAGCAGCCAAGGCGCTGTTAATGGCGATTCAAGAAGCCCAAATCTGGTGCGACAAACTGGAAAATAAGGCTGAGATGGCAGCGATTGTCTCCAAGCGGGAATGGTTCAAGGCACCCGCCAAGGATATTCTGCCTCGGGCTGAAGGGAAGTTTGACTACGGCGATGGCCGCGTGGTTGAGCATAGCCCCTACCTGATGAAGTTCTGGTCAGACAATGCCTCCTATCCCTATAAGAGTCATGATCTCTGGTTCTTAACCGAAGATATTCGCTGGGGTTATTTACCCCCTGAACTAGACACGAAAAAGCTGGTGGATACGGTTAATCGGGAAGATGTGTGGCAAGCAGCGGCGAAGGCCATCGGCCAAACGGCTGCCATTCCCAGCAGTAGCTCTCGAGGAGTGGAAACCTTCTTCGATGGGGTGAAATTTGACCCGGAGAATCCCCAAGCCTACCTCAACAGCCTCAAGATTAAGGCGATCGCCTAG
- a CDS encoding type II toxin-antitoxin system VapC family toxin, which produces MKTIFADKGYWIALLYPNDDLHKNATQLTIEIMPTKIVTTELIFAELLNVLSRRGAQFRQAAVRLIDSVLEDPKLEVIPQTTQLFSDALRLYDQRPDQSWSHTNCASFCIMREQAMLEALAYVRHFEKAGFVALLHND; this is translated from the coding sequence ATGAAAACAATATTTGCCGATAAGGGCTACTGGATTGCACTCCTTTACCCTAATGATGATTTACATAAAAATGCAACTCAATTAACCATCGAGATTATGCCCACTAAAATTGTCACTACCGAGTTGATTTTTGCTGAGTTGCTCAATGTGTTGTCGCGGCGTGGCGCACAATTTAGGCAGGCTGCTGTTCGCCTGATCGATTCTGTGCTAGAGGATCCAAAATTAGAAGTCATTCCCCAGACAACACAGTTATTTAGTGATGCGTTGCGCCTCTATGATCAACGTCCTGACCAATCATGGAGTCATACTAACTGTGCTTCATTTTGCATCATGCGGGAACAGGCAATGTTGGAAGCTCTAGCCTATGTTCGGCATTTTGAGAAAGCTGGTTTTGTTGCATTGCTGCATAATGACTAA
- a CDS encoding serine hydrolase domain-containing protein, with amino-acid sequence MHASVNRRSLLLGLGAVGASLYFQDYQATQRLSSNQTDADFAPEIQRRLNEAVDRRLNSDNIPGAIIGVWMPGQGRWLAAKGISDRRTQTPMQLDNHFRIGSVTKTTTITAILQLAELQQLSLQDPVGKYLPFVPNGEKITLEMLANMTSGLYSYTFDPDFQYQLKSNPSRVWKPRELVEIAFTHGPQAAPGSKWEYNNTNTVLLAMVVERVARKPLQQVFQEQIFTPLGLRHTIFPTTATLPTPYTHGYTEQTLDGQQGDASFWNPSWAWGTGNLISTLEDLKIYAGAIATGKGLISSATQQYRLTWATLPPNTQYYRYGIGIVYNQGWLGHTGSLPGYNTVMFHLPEKDTTMVIMANSDICANQKTPCPGAVAGDHVSAHPRKHPSDTPVLTVKPRR; translated from the coding sequence ATGCATGCATCAGTGAATCGGCGATCGCTCCTGTTGGGGTTAGGCGCTGTCGGAGCCTCTCTGTACTTTCAAGACTATCAAGCAACCCAGCGTCTCAGCAGCAATCAGACTGATGCTGACTTTGCGCCTGAGATTCAAAGACGGCTAAACGAGGCGGTCGATCGCAGACTCAACAGCGACAACATTCCTGGTGCCATCATCGGGGTGTGGATGCCGGGGCAGGGCCGATGGCTGGCAGCAAAAGGCATCAGCGATCGAAGGACGCAAACTCCAATGCAGCTAGACAATCACTTTCGCATCGGCAGCGTCACCAAAACCACGACGATCACTGCTATCCTGCAATTGGCTGAGCTGCAACAGTTGAGTCTTCAAGACCCGGTGGGGAAATACCTGCCCTTCGTCCCTAACGGAGAGAAGATTACCCTGGAGATGCTGGCGAATATGACCAGCGGGCTTTATTCCTATACCTTTGATCCAGACTTCCAATATCAATTAAAAAGTAATCCATCACGGGTATGGAAGCCTCGTGAGCTAGTTGAGATTGCCTTTACCCATGGGCCACAAGCTGCACCGGGGAGTAAATGGGAGTACAATAACACCAACACTGTCCTGCTGGCGATGGTGGTGGAGCGGGTGGCGAGAAAGCCGCTACAGCAGGTGTTTCAGGAACAGATTTTTACACCTTTAGGGCTACGCCATACAATTTTCCCGACGACAGCAACCCTGCCCACACCCTATACCCACGGATATACGGAACAAACGCTGGACGGTCAGCAAGGAGATGCTAGCTTCTGGAACCCCAGTTGGGCTTGGGGCACGGGTAACCTGATCTCGACCCTGGAGGATCTCAAAATTTATGCCGGGGCGATCGCCACTGGTAAAGGGCTAATTTCTAGCGCAACGCAGCAATATCGGCTCACCTGGGCAACGTTACCGCCGAATACTCAATACTATAGGTATGGGATAGGAATCGTTTACAACCAAGGGTGGTTGGGACATACAGGCAGCCTACCGGGCTACAATACCGTCATGTTTCACTTGCCAGAGAAGGACACCACGATGGTGATCATGGCAAATTCTGATATCTGTGCCAACCAGAAAACCCCCTGCCCAGGCGCTGTGGCGGGTGATCACGTCAGTGCTCACCCCAGAAAACATCCCAGTGACACCCCCGTGTTGACGGTCAAGCCCAGACGCTGA
- a CDS encoding cyclase family protein: MITFFCLIISCSLALAQPKPQPPLWQVYQQSLKSAKYVDLTHTITPTIPVWTGFAAAKFSPTTDPKTSKIYTYSADGFEATHYDLPTDQLGTQLDPPAHWNPDYPAIDELPPTFAVRPLVVIPIQDKVAQDPNYHLQVQDIVNWEKQHGRIPQGSVVFVRSDWSKEWPNPALATRTKFPGVSLGALKFLHLEREILFHGHEPLDTDSTPTLEGEAWLLKNGYTQAEGVANLDQVPETGALVVIGYPKFQGGLGGYARYIAICPPSWKYGVSVGQLPESPLPQAAKPLHWDQQLGMRVR, translated from the coding sequence ATGATCACCTTCTTTTGCCTGATCATTTCTTGTTCGCTAGCCCTTGCCCAGCCAAAACCTCAACCACCCCTATGGCAAGTCTATCAACAGTCCTTAAAATCAGCGAAATACGTTGACCTCACCCATACCATTACACCGACTATCCCCGTATGGACTGGTTTTGCAGCCGCTAAATTTTCGCCGACGACTGACCCTAAAACCAGCAAAATTTACACCTACTCCGCCGATGGTTTCGAGGCTACCCATTACGATCTGCCCACTGACCAGCTAGGAACGCAACTCGATCCGCCTGCCCACTGGAATCCTGACTATCCTGCCATCGACGAATTGCCACCCACATTTGCAGTGCGGCCCTTAGTGGTCATTCCGATTCAGGACAAAGTAGCGCAAGATCCCAACTATCACTTGCAAGTACAGGACATTGTGAACTGGGAAAAACAGCATGGCCGAATTCCTCAAGGTTCAGTCGTTTTTGTGCGATCCGATTGGTCGAAGGAATGGCCCAATCCAGCCCTGGCAACCCGCACGAAGTTTCCGGGTGTTTCGCTCGGGGCATTGAAATTTCTGCATCTAGAGCGGGAAATTCTGTTTCATGGACATGAACCCCTGGACACAGATAGTACTCCCACGCTGGAAGGAGAAGCCTGGTTACTCAAGAACGGTTACACCCAAGCAGAAGGCGTTGCCAACCTTGATCAAGTCCCTGAAACGGGCGCATTGGTGGTGATTGGATATCCCAAATTTCAAGGCGGTCTAGGGGGATATGCCCGCTATATTGCCATCTGTCCCCCCAGTTGGAAATATGGAGTTTCAGTCGGGCAACTACCCGAATCTCCCCTTCCTCAAGCGGCCAAACCCCTCCATTGGGATCAACAACTCGGTATGCGGGTGCGATGA
- the msrA gene encoding peptide-methionine (S)-S-oxide reductase MsrA, which produces MTIKRRFLLGLLLGYTLLGGWNTSASANQLAEATFAGGCFWCMEKPFDQLPGVLSTTVGYTGGTTVNPTYKQVSSGTTGHAEAVQIVYDPAKISYERLLDVFWHNVDPLDAGGQFCDRGSQYRSSIFYHSDAQRKLAEKSKQALVTSGRFSQPIATQIVPAGKFYAAEGYHQNFYQTNSIKYNFYRFTCGRDQRLTERWGSSH; this is translated from the coding sequence ATGACCATAAAACGCAGATTCCTATTGGGTCTTTTACTTGGATATACGTTGCTAGGGGGTTGGAACACGTCGGCTTCTGCCAATCAGCTGGCGGAGGCAACCTTTGCTGGTGGGTGTTTTTGGTGCATGGAAAAGCCCTTTGATCAGCTGCCAGGTGTCCTATCTACAACGGTTGGCTACACCGGAGGCACCACTGTCAATCCCACCTATAAGCAAGTTTCCTCCGGGACAACGGGACATGCTGAAGCTGTGCAAATAGTTTATGACCCGGCCAAAATTAGCTACGAACGGTTGCTTGATGTGTTTTGGCATAATGTTGATCCTTTGGATGCCGGAGGGCAATTTTGCGATCGCGGCAGCCAATACCGCAGCAGCATCTTTTATCACTCAGACGCACAGCGCAAGCTAGCAGAGAAATCTAAACAAGCATTAGTAACTTCGGGTCGATTTTCCCAGCCAATCGCCACCCAAATTGTCCCCGCAGGTAAGTTCTATGCTGCTGAAGGGTATCATCAAAATTTCTACCAGACAAATTCGATCAAATATAACTTTTATCGGTTTACCTGCGGTCGTGATCAGCGTCTTACCGAACGCTGGGGAAGTTCCCACTGA
- a CDS encoding 2Fe-2S iron-sulfur cluster-binding protein: MRSFSSVVLHPFLRSLMEGLKGWGVPESRIFFEAFGQSMKATLEKPPAVPTAAVETVTAEITFTKTSQTLTWNQNSGSILEFAEAHDLHPDYSCRQGICGTCMCKIQEGAVEYLQPPTAEIAAGSVLICISQPKTAKIVLEL, encoded by the coding sequence ATGCGGAGTTTTTCCTCTGTGGTTCTCCACCCGTTTTTGCGATCGCTGATGGAGGGGCTTAAGGGATGGGGGGTGCCTGAAAGTCGCATTTTCTTTGAAGCATTTGGACAGAGCATGAAGGCAACGCTTGAGAAGCCACCTGCTGTGCCCACCGCTGCTGTAGAAACGGTAACAGCGGAGATTACCTTTACGAAAACCAGTCAAACCCTGACCTGGAATCAGAATAGTGGCAGCATTCTGGAGTTTGCAGAAGCCCATGATCTTCATCCCGACTATAGTTGTCGCCAGGGCATCTGTGGTACTTGTATGTGCAAGATTCAGGAAGGTGCTGTTGAGTATCTACAACCCCCGACGGCGGAGATCGCGGCAGGTTCAGTGCTGATTTGTATTTCTCAACCCAAGACCGCCAAGATTGTTCTCGAACTTTAA
- a CDS encoding FAD-binding oxidoreductase, with translation MLEEIRQIQNPLVRSVTAASAAFAMATIVSGAAVGLVNPQDRAMVGVYASLIGSGCGAIAGVVSGKKGSKTEPITGGNLSQAPTQPRTEGKTWQDWRNFVVMRKVKESEEITSFYLQPEDRGVIPNFQPGQFLTIKLEIPGRPQPVIRTYSLSDYPEPCEYYRLSIKRELAPKGLEVPPGAASNFMHDQIQVGSIIPAKPPSGKFVLNVQQSNPVVLISNGVGITPMISMARACSRLNPQRQIWFLHGARDGQYHAFRDQVMAVAQQNANLHLHFAYSRPRPEDAGFYHSMGYVDTALVESLVSKDAEFFLCGSPPVFAIADGGA, from the coding sequence ATGCTCGAAGAGATCAGACAAATTCAAAACCCCCTCGTTAGAAGTGTGACGGCAGCCAGTGCAGCATTTGCCATGGCGACGATTGTCTCTGGTGCGGCAGTCGGTCTGGTCAATCCGCAAGATAGGGCGATGGTTGGGGTTTATGCCTCCTTGATTGGCTCAGGCTGTGGTGCGATCGCGGGGGTAGTTTCTGGGAAGAAAGGAAGTAAAACAGAACCTATAACAGGCGGCAATCTCAGCCAAGCCCCAACGCAGCCGCGCACCGAGGGCAAGACCTGGCAAGATTGGCGAAATTTCGTCGTCATGCGGAAGGTTAAAGAGAGTGAGGAGATTACCTCTTTTTACCTGCAGCCAGAAGATCGCGGCGTAATTCCCAACTTTCAACCAGGTCAGTTTTTAACCATCAAACTAGAGATTCCCGGACGACCTCAACCCGTCATTCGGACTTACTCCTTATCAGATTACCCTGAGCCCTGTGAATACTATCGCCTTTCGATCAAGCGGGAGCTGGCACCTAAAGGCTTAGAAGTCCCCCCTGGGGCTGCTTCTAACTTTATGCACGATCAGATTCAGGTTGGTTCTATCATTCCAGCGAAGCCCCCGAGTGGGAAATTTGTCCTCAATGTTCAGCAATCGAACCCGGTGGTGCTGATTAGCAATGGTGTGGGGATTACGCCCATGATCAGCATGGCAAGAGCCTGTAGTCGTCTCAATCCCCAACGACAGATCTGGTTTTTGCATGGAGCCCGAGATGGTCAATACCACGCATTTCGAGATCAGGTGATGGCAGTTGCCCAACAGAATGCCAACCTCCACCTGCATTTTGCCTACAGTCGCCCCCGCCCTGAGGATGCAGGTTTTTACCACAGCATGGGGTATGTCGATACGGCGTTGGTTGAGTCATTAGTGAGCAAGGATGCGGAGTTTTTCCTCTGTGGTTCTCCACCCGTTTTTGCGATCGCTGATGGAGGGGCTTAA
- a CDS encoding SDR family NAD(P)-dependent oxidoreductase, translating to MMTRNLAVELGALGITINNVAPGAIETPINTKLLNDPQKLGALLTNIPLGRLGQPQDVASLVAFLASTDADYVTGSTFFVDGGLLWNYQEQ from the coding sequence ATGATGACTCGCAACCTGGCGGTTGAGTTGGGTGCATTAGGAATCACGATTAATAATGTGGCACCCGGAGCCATTGAGACACCTATTAATACCAAGCTATTAAACGATCCTCAGAAACTAGGTGCGCTGTTAACCAACATTCCCCTGGGGCGTCTGGGTCAACCCCAGGATGTGGCTTCCCTGGTGGCATTCCTGGCTTCCACTGATGCCGACTACGTTACAGGCAGCACCTTTTTTGTAGATGGTGGGCTGCTCTGGAATTATCAGGAACAATAG
- a CDS encoding SDR family NAD(P)-dependent oxidoreductase, translated as MKLAGKVALVTGSSQGIGQGIVLRLAQEGADVVINYRSHPEGAEETLAKVQATGGSCYTALCPHSQGHTIQANLGSVDEVKRLIAESIEHFGKLDILVNNAGIEKHAPFWEVAEADYDAVMNVNLKGVFFATQAFVQHLIATQRTGKIINISSVHEELPFPNFTAYCVSNGGDENDDSQPGG; from the coding sequence ATGAAGCTTGCAGGTAAGGTCGCTCTGGTGACAGGCAGCAGTCAAGGTATCGGGCAGGGAATTGTGCTCCGACTGGCTCAAGAAGGAGCCGATGTCGTGATTAACTACCGCTCTCACCCAGAAGGGGCAGAGGAAACACTAGCCAAGGTGCAGGCGACGGGTGGCAGTTGCTACACAGCGCTTTGTCCTCATTCTCAGGGACACACGATCCAAGCGAACTTAGGCAGTGTGGATGAGGTGAAACGACTGATTGCAGAGAGTATTGAGCACTTTGGCAAGCTGGATATCCTGGTGAATAACGCTGGGATTGAAAAACATGCTCCTTTCTGGGAAGTTGCAGAAGCAGATTATGATGCCGTGATGAATGTCAATCTCAAGGGGGTCTTTTTTGCCACCCAAGCTTTTGTACAACATCTGATTGCCACCCAGCGAACCGGAAAGATCATCAACATCAGCTCAGTTCATGAGGAACTCCCCTTCCCCAACTTCACGGCCTACTGTGTCAGTAACGGGGGGGATGAAAATGATGACTCGCAACCTGGCGGTTGA
- a CDS encoding NAD(P)-binding protein: MTSNAYDIIIIGTGAGGSTLAHRLAPTGKKILVLERGSFLPREKANWDTVAVVQQDRYHTKEVWHDQNGHEIHPGVGYFVGGNTKRVLAVPCFVGANEILRRWFIRGGFPQSGP, encoded by the coding sequence ATGACGAGCAATGCTTACGACATCATCATCATTGGCACTGGGGCTGGTGGCAGCACCCTTGCCCACCGACTCGCCCCCACCGGCAAGAAAATTCTGGTACTGGAGCGCGGGTCGTTTCTGCCCAGGGAAAAGGCCAACTGGGACACAGTGGCAGTGGTGCAACAAGACCGCTATCACACCAAGGAGGTCTGGCATGATCAAAACGGTCATGAAATTCATCCGGGAGTTGGTTACTTTGTCGGTGGCAATACCAAACGTGTACTGGCGGTGCCTTGTTTCGTTGGCGCGAACGAGATTTTACGCAGGTGGTTCATAAGGGGGGGATTTCCCCAGAGTGGCCCCTGA
- a CDS encoding GMC family oxidoreductase, translating into MAIKLNEVNRRLSACIRCNTCDGFPCLVDAKADADITCIRPAETFDNLTLITEARVLRLHTSESGREVSAVEAEIAGERRQFSADIVVVACGAINSAALLLRSANDQHPHGLANRSDQVGRNLMKHQNGAIIGISKKLNPTVFQKTMGVNDFYWGEAGFEYPMGHVQLLGKVNADMIAMESPAIAGISFQEKXAFTVMANHSVDWWLTTEDLPDPHNRVCLQGDAIQLQYSENNTEAYDRLLHRWTQVLKSIDCGEQILPCSFYFKKKLPLQGVAHQCGTCRFGDDPETSVLDLNCRTHDVDNLYVVDGSFFRSSAAVNPTLTIIANALRVGDHLIERMA; encoded by the coding sequence TTGGCCATCAAACTCAATGAAGTGAATCGTCGCCTCAGTGCCTGTATTCGCTGCAATACCTGCGATGGGTTTCCTTGCCTGGTGGATGCTAAGGCTGATGCGGATATTACCTGTATCCGTCCAGCCGAGACCTTTGATAATCTGACATTAATCACAGAAGCCAGGGTGTTGCGTCTTCACACCAGTGAGTCTGGCCGAGAGGTATCCGCTGTGGAAGCAGAAATTGCTGGGGAACGGCGGCAGTTTTCTGCAGATATTGTGGTGGTAGCCTGTGGTGCCATTAACTCAGCGGCATTACTATTGCGATCTGCCAATGATCAACATCCCCATGGATTGGCAAACCGTTCCGACCAGGTGGGGCGTAATTTGATGAAACATCAAAACGGAGCCATTATTGGCATCAGCAAAAAACTGAATCCAACTGTGTTTCAAAAAACCATGGGGGTGAATGACTTTTATTGGGGTGAGGCCGGATTTGAATACCCGATGGGTCATGTGCAGCTCTTGGGTAAGGTTAATGCAGACATGATTGCCATGGAATCTCCCGCGATCGCTGGTATCTCCTTCCAAGAAAAAAMTGCCTTTACGGTGATGGCGAATCACTCGGTGGATTGGTGGTTAACGACGGAAGATTTACCTGATCCTCATAATCGAGTTTGTTTGCAGGGCGATGCAATTCAGCTTCAATATTCCGAAAACAACACCGAAGCCTACGATCGTCTGCTGCATCGCTGGACACAGGTTTTGAAATCAATTGATTGTGGCGAACAAATTCTTCCCTGTTCCTTCTATTTCAAGAAAAAGTTGCCATTGCAGGGGGTAGCGCACCAGTGTGGCACCTGTCGGTTTGGAGACGACCCCGAAACCTCGGTGCTGGATCTCAACTGCCGAACTCATGACGTAGATAACCTCTACGTGGTAGATGGTAGTTTCTTCCGCTCCAGTGCGGCGGTCAACCCAACATTGACGATTATTGCCAATGCTCTCCGAGTTGGTGATCACTTAATAGAGAGAATGGCATGA
- a CDS encoding uridine kinase family protein produces MTDLTDLVLKILNKRAEISTDKSVLVAVSGIDGSGKGYITQKLVSEINQQGVKAIAINIDPWLALPEQRFNPENPGEHFYHHAFVFEDLFQQLIHPLKQHRSIHLKTTLTGEFGTPFTQTYDFQDVDVIVLEGIFLLKRSLRHHYDLTVWVECSFETALERALQRNQEDLSPEAIIHAYHTIYFPAERLHLAVDDPKASVDAIYMNDPR; encoded by the coding sequence ATGACCGACTTGACTGATCTGGTTCTCAAAATTCTCAACAAACGTGCCGAAATTTCCACAGATAAAAGTGTGCTGGTCGCTGTCAGTGGCATTGATGGCTCGGGAAAAGGTTACATTACCCAAAAATTAGTCAGTGAAATAAATCAGCAGGGTGTGAAGGCGATCGCTATTAACATTGACCCGTGGCTTGCTCTCCCAGAGCAGCGGTTTAACCCAGAAAATCCTGGAGAGCATTTTTATCACCATGCGTTTGTATTTGAAGACCTGTTCCAACAGTTAATCCATCCCCTAAAGCAGCATCGATCCATTCATCTGAAAACCACATTGACGGGAGAATTTGGCACTCCCTTCACCCAAACCTATGATTTTCAAGATGTGGATGTGATTGTCCTAGAAGGCATCTTTCTACTCAAGCGATCGCTGCGCCACCACTATGATCTAACCGTGTGGGTTGAGTGTTCCTTTGAGACAGCCCTAGAGAGAGCACTCCAGCGCAATCAGGAGGATTTATCCCCGGAAGCCATTATCCATGCCTACCACACTATTTACTTCCCCGCCGAGCGACTGCATCTAGCGGTGGATGATCCCAAAGCGTCAGTCGATGCTATTTACATGAATGATCCGAGGTGA